A region of Roseobacter litoralis Och 149 DNA encodes the following proteins:
- a CDS encoding YceD family protein, protein MSQTPPSPTALRVSGLSQNTATPFDLRPAKAQRTELATQMDLLGLRKLSFTGQITSLGAADWQLDATLGATVVQPCAVTVEPVTTRIDVPVRRVYQKDFIDVDAPEAEIPDDDAVEPLSTWIDPADVMIEALVLHLPLYPRAPDAELGVLSVSEPGVRPMTDEDARPFAGLAALKEQLKDD, encoded by the coding sequence ATGTCGCAAACACCGCCCTCACCTACCGCTTTGCGTGTCAGTGGCTTGTCACAGAACACTGCCACACCCTTTGATCTACGCCCGGCAAAGGCTCAGCGGACTGAATTGGCCACGCAAATGGATCTTCTGGGTTTGCGTAAATTATCGTTTACAGGCCAAATTACGTCACTTGGGGCTGCCGATTGGCAACTTGACGCAACCTTGGGTGCAACCGTTGTGCAGCCATGTGCCGTCACGGTTGAACCGGTCACGACGCGAATCGATGTGCCTGTCCGGCGCGTCTATCAAAAAGACTTCATCGACGTGGATGCACCCGAGGCGGAAATCCCCGACGACGACGCTGTTGAGCCTTTGTCTACCTGGATAGACCCGGCAGACGTCATGATTGAAGCCCTCGTGTTGCATCTGCCACTCTATCCACGCGCGCCGGACGCAGAACTCGGCGTACTCAGCGTGAGTGAACCCGGAGTGCGCCCAATGACGGACGAAGATGCGCGCCCTTTTGCAGGGCTGGCAGCACTCAAAGAGCAACTGAAAGACGACTGA
- a CDS encoding GNAT family N-acetyltransferase: protein MKRGRYQATVATSGPLILHAQSFRAACFGLEVTHDCDAYDSRCTHVLIADTTSGAPVCCFRMLHLKPAQITQSYSAQFYDLSPLEVFHGHMLEVGRFCMDAGCHDPDVLRLAWAVLTAQVDALKIALLFGCSSFQGMVPALYEDAFAMLAHRHIAPRKWSPGAKAAERVSLDGYVNATPDLQRAMTQTPPLLRSYLRLGGWVSDHAVIDRQMGTMHVFTGVEVALIPPARKKALRFLLGAH, encoded by the coding sequence ATGAAACGGGGCCGCTATCAGGCAACAGTCGCGACATCGGGGCCCTTGATCCTGCATGCGCAGTCTTTTCGGGCGGCGTGTTTTGGGTTGGAAGTGACGCACGATTGCGACGCGTATGATTCACGCTGCACCCATGTGCTTATCGCAGATACAACCAGCGGCGCACCGGTCTGCTGTTTTCGCATGCTTCATCTGAAACCTGCCCAAATCACGCAAAGCTATTCAGCGCAATTCTATGACCTTTCACCGCTTGAGGTGTTTCATGGCCATATGCTTGAGGTCGGGCGGTTTTGCATGGACGCCGGGTGCCATGACCCGGATGTGCTGCGCCTTGCCTGGGCTGTGTTGACGGCGCAGGTGGATGCTTTGAAGATCGCTTTGCTCTTTGGGTGTTCGTCCTTTCAGGGGATGGTGCCAGCCCTGTATGAAGACGCCTTTGCAATGTTGGCGCATCGTCATATCGCGCCGCGCAAATGGTCCCCCGGTGCGAAAGCCGCAGAGCGTGTGTCGCTCGACGGGTATGTTAATGCCACGCCAGACCTCCAACGCGCCATGACGCAGACACCGCCACTGCTGCGCAGCTACCTGCGTCTCGGGGGCTGGGTCAGCGATCACGCGGTGATCGACCGGCAGATGGGAACGATGCATGTTTTTACCGGGGTTGAGGTGGCCCTGATCCCGCCCGCGCGCAAAAAAGCGCTGCGCTTTTTACTTGGGGCGCATTGA
- a CDS encoding NAD(P)/FAD-dependent oxidoreductase — protein MKVIIVGAGIIGALTAFHLARRGADVTVIEAGQPAGAASGASFGWINASFFLDRNHFDLRCAAMSAHRRLADTLTSRATLWQGCLSWEDPAGLEAHHDMLKSYGYAVSILGKDEIAALEPAISAPDRAMLMHREGAVDLATLARDALTAATALGAHVIAGVAVTGLLHQQAKVQGVRWSGGTLPADAVVLATGVATQGLLAGVGQSLPMLTRPALIVRSTPVPPVISHILVTQGQEVRQDPTGRILAPTSAAHQSDRADAIDENPEQLADKAIGRVERLLDRSLSWEQVTLAHRPMPQDGLPVVGACTLEGLYVSTMHSGATLAPLVSEIAAKEVLAQALSNEECSLIAPYRPQRFTD, from the coding sequence GTGAAAGTCATCATAGTAGGGGCAGGTATCATTGGTGCACTCACCGCATTTCATCTGGCGCGCCGCGGTGCTGACGTCACGGTGATAGAGGCGGGTCAACCGGCAGGGGCCGCATCCGGTGCCTCATTTGGATGGATCAACGCCAGCTTTTTCCTTGATCGGAACCATTTTGATTTGCGCTGTGCCGCCATGTCCGCGCACCGCCGTTTGGCTGACACTCTGACGTCGCGTGCCACGCTCTGGCAGGGATGTTTGTCTTGGGAAGACCCCGCAGGTCTTGAGGCACATCACGATATGCTCAAAAGCTACGGGTATGCGGTCTCGATCCTTGGAAAAGACGAAATTGCTGCCTTGGAACCTGCCATTTCAGCACCCGACCGGGCGATGCTCATGCACCGCGAAGGTGCTGTAGATTTGGCGACGCTTGCCCGTGATGCGCTGACAGCGGCCACGGCGCTCGGAGCGCATGTGATTGCCGGGGTGGCCGTCACCGGATTGCTGCATCAACAGGCAAAGGTGCAGGGTGTGCGCTGGTCTGGCGGGACACTTCCTGCCGATGCGGTCGTGCTGGCAACGGGCGTGGCCACGCAGGGGTTGCTGGCAGGTGTGGGTCAGTCTTTGCCGATGCTGACACGCCCGGCACTTATTGTCCGCTCCACGCCCGTGCCACCGGTCATTTCGCATATTCTGGTGACGCAGGGGCAGGAGGTGCGTCAGGACCCCACTGGCCGCATATTGGCACCGACCTCTGCCGCGCATCAAAGCGATCGTGCAGATGCGATTGACGAAAACCCGGAACAGCTGGCGGATAAGGCAATCGGGCGGGTGGAACGGTTGCTGGACAGATCGCTGTCATGGGAGCAAGTGACGCTGGCGCATCGTCCGATGCCGCAGGACGGATTGCCGGTTGTCGGGGCTTGCACCTTAGAGGGCCTTTACGTCAGCACCATGCATTCGGGTGCGACGCTCGCGCCTCTGGTGTCTGAAATCGCTGCGAAAGAGGTTCTAGCGCAAGCGCTCAGCAATGAAGAATGCTCACTGATCGCGCCTTACCGGCCGCAGCGATTTACAGATTGA
- a CDS encoding SDR family NAD(P)-dependent oxidoreductase, whose product MKLATTAAVVTGAASGLGEATARHFAKHGAQVTLLDRDAERGQTIAREIDARFVETDVTDEASVKAAIATAKEQMNGITAAVNCAGIVYGIKTVGRDGPHPLAPFSRTLDVNLVGTFNVARLAAEAMAENDPELDGARGVIINTASIAAFDGQKGQTAYAASKGGVVAMCLPMARDLAQTGVRVMTIAPGIFMTPMLAGLSDEIQAELAADVPCPRRLGDPEEFAQLAGFIVEAGYLNGEVIRIDGALRMR is encoded by the coding sequence ATGAAACTCGCAACAACCGCTGCTGTTGTCACCGGGGCGGCCTCTGGCCTTGGCGAAGCGACCGCGCGCCACTTTGCAAAGCACGGCGCGCAGGTGACCCTGTTGGATCGCGATGCAGAGCGGGGACAGACTATCGCGCGGGAGATCGATGCGCGTTTTGTTGAAACAGACGTGACGGATGAAGCATCGGTCAAGGCGGCCATCGCCACCGCCAAGGAACAGATGAACGGCATCACGGCAGCGGTGAACTGTGCCGGGATCGTCTATGGGATCAAGACCGTGGGCCGGGATGGCCCCCATCCCCTCGCGCCGTTTTCGCGCACGCTCGATGTAAACCTTGTCGGGACGTTCAATGTGGCGCGTCTGGCCGCCGAGGCGATGGCCGAAAACGATCCCGAACTGGATGGCGCACGCGGTGTTATCATCAACACCGCGTCGATTGCCGCCTTTGACGGGCAAAAGGGGCAGACCGCCTATGCCGCTTCCAAGGGAGGCGTGGTGGCCATGTGCCTGCCAATGGCGCGCGATCTGGCGCAGACGGGCGTGCGTGTGATGACCATCGCGCCGGGTATCTTCATGACGCCGATGCTTGCGGGGCTCAGCGATGAAATACAGGCTGAACTCGCCGCCGACGTTCCCTGCCCCCGCAGGTTGGGAGACCCCGAAGAGTTTGCGCAGCTGGCAGGTTTTATCGTTGAGGCCGGGTATCTGAACGGCGAAGTCATCCGCATTGATGGCGCGCTGCGGATGCGCTGA
- a CDS encoding outer membrane protein assembly factor BamE, with amino-acid sequence MSMRIPQGYRFSKTARTFVLAGVLFGLVACGPTYRNHGYVPPQEDLDQIVVGIDTRSSVEETLGTSGSTSVLEDDALYFVRSRMRTVAMLDPEVIERQVVAVSFDANGIVENVESFGLERGQIVSLTRRVTDSSVAGKSFLRQLVGNIGSFTPNGLGL; translated from the coding sequence ATGAGTATGCGAATACCGCAGGGATACCGGTTTTCCAAAACGGCACGGACCTTTGTCTTGGCAGGTGTTCTGTTCGGGCTGGTTGCGTGTGGTCCGACATATCGCAATCATGGATATGTGCCGCCGCAGGAAGACCTTGACCAGATCGTGGTCGGCATCGATACGCGGTCGTCCGTCGAAGAGACTCTTGGCACATCCGGATCTACTTCGGTGCTGGAAGATGATGCCTTGTATTTTGTGCGCAGCCGCATGCGCACCGTCGCTATGCTGGACCCCGAAGTGATTGAACGTCAGGTAGTTGCCGTCAGTTTCGATGCCAATGGAATCGTCGAGAATGTGGAGAGTTTCGGGCTGGAGCGGGGGCAGATCGTCAGTTTGACCCGGCGTGTGACTGATTCCAGTGTCGCAGGTAAATCCTTCCTGCGTCAGCTTGTCGGTAACATTGGCAGCTTTACACCGAATGGTCTCGGCCTATAG
- the eno gene encoding phosphopyruvate hydratase yields MSTIIDIHAREILDSRGNPTVEVDVILEDGTMGRAAVPSGASTGAYEAVERRDGDKARYMGKGVLEACAAVNGEIADALVGLDATEQVDIDASMIELDGTANKSRLGANAILGVSLAAAKAAADYCTQPLYRYVGGTSARVLPVPMMNIINGGEHADNPIDIQEFMIMPVAADNIREAVRMGSEVFHTLKKELSAAGLSTGIGDEGGFAPNINSTRDALDFILKSIEKAGYKPGEEIYLAMDCAATEYFKNGKYELAGEGKSLTSEENVAYLAALVADYPIISIEDGMSEDDWDGWKALTDALGDKIQLVGDDLFVTNPERLAMGIERGSANSMLVKVNQIGTLTETLKAVDMAHRAGFTNVMSHRSGETEDATIADLAVATNCGQIKTGSLARSDRLAKYNQLIRIEEALGETAEYAGRSILR; encoded by the coding sequence ATGAGCACGATCATCGACATTCACGCCCGCGAAATTCTGGACAGCCGTGGCAATCCAACCGTCGAAGTTGATGTGATCCTCGAAGATGGCACGATGGGGCGCGCCGCCGTCCCCTCCGGTGCTTCGACCGGCGCTTATGAGGCGGTGGAACGCCGTGACGGGGACAAAGCCCGTTATATGGGCAAGGGCGTGCTGGAAGCCTGCGCCGCCGTAAACGGCGAAATCGCGGATGCGCTCGTTGGTCTGGACGCCACTGAGCAGGTCGACATCGATGCAAGCATGATTGAACTGGACGGCACGGCGAACAAATCCCGCCTTGGCGCGAACGCCATTTTGGGCGTGTCACTGGCCGCCGCAAAGGCCGCTGCGGATTATTGCACGCAACCCCTGTACCGCTATGTCGGTGGTACATCGGCGCGTGTCCTGCCCGTTCCCATGATGAACATCATCAACGGCGGCGAGCATGCGGACAACCCGATCGACATTCAGGAATTCATGATCATGCCGGTGGCGGCAGACAACATTCGCGAGGCCGTACGCATGGGCTCGGAAGTCTTCCATACCTTGAAAAAAGAGCTTTCGGCGGCGGGTCTGTCCACGGGTATCGGCGATGAAGGTGGCTTTGCACCCAACATCAACTCTACCCGCGACGCGCTTGATTTCATTTTGAAATCCATTGAGAAAGCTGGTTACAAACCCGGTGAGGAAATCTATCTCGCGATGGATTGCGCGGCCACAGAGTATTTCAAGAATGGCAAATACGAATTGGCGGGCGAAGGCAAATCGCTGACTTCTGAGGAAAACGTCGCCTATCTGGCCGCACTGGTCGCGGATTACCCCATCATCTCCATCGAAGACGGCATGTCCGAGGATGACTGGGACGGATGGAAGGCCCTGACGGATGCTTTGGGCGACAAGATACAGTTGGTCGGGGATGATCTGTTCGTCACCAACCCCGAACGTCTGGCCATGGGCATTGAACGCGGTTCGGCCAATTCGATGCTGGTCAAAGTGAACCAGATCGGCACCCTGACCGAGACGCTCAAGGCCGTGGATATGGCCCATCGCGCCGGGTTCACCAACGTGATGTCGCACCGCTCAGGAGAGACCGAAGACGCCACGATTGCAGATCTCGCAGTCGCTACAAACTGTGGTCAGATCAAAACCGGGTCGCTTGCCCGCTCTGACAGGCTGGCGAAATATAACCAGTTGATCCGCATCGAAGAAGCCCTGGGGGAAACCGCTGAATATGCAGGCCGGTCAATTTTGCGGTGA
- a CDS encoding anhydro-N-acetylmuramic acid kinase translates to MEQAIEKTGPITALGAMSGTSLDGVDAAIVVTDGVTIDRFGATAYKSYSAAERAVLASALGHWQGPEVDAATAVIEHVHRAVLEGFPEADVIGFHGQTLAHAPHTRGTLQVGDGAWLATALDRPVVWDFRTADVEMGGEGAPLAPFFHFACAKYIGATRPLAFLNLGGVGNLTYVDPSFDQPEAAGALLAFDTGPANAPMNDLVQARLGLPYDRDGQIAREGSVEKSALDRFLAEPYFARIPPKSLDRNDFSQMMDHVGDLQNADAAATLTAMSAAAVREGLRYCPQTPTQLLVTGGGRNNPVLMEMLRSTLACPVKPVEDVGLDGDMLEAQAFAYLSVRVARGLPTSCPGTTGVRTPVAGGTISYPNAAAVAVHNR, encoded by the coding sequence TTGGAACAAGCCATCGAAAAAACAGGACCGATCACGGCTTTGGGCGCGATGAGCGGCACCTCATTGGACGGTGTGGATGCGGCGATCGTCGTCACGGATGGCGTAACGATTGATCGCTTTGGGGCGACAGCATACAAATCCTACAGCGCTGCAGAACGCGCCGTTTTGGCCAGTGCGCTAGGCCACTGGCAAGGCCCCGAAGTTGATGCCGCGACTGCAGTGATCGAGCATGTGCACAGGGCCGTGCTTGAGGGTTTTCCAGAGGCCGATGTCATCGGCTTTCACGGTCAGACGCTGGCACATGCGCCGCACACGCGCGGCACCTTGCAGGTTGGCGATGGGGCGTGGCTTGCCACCGCTTTGGACCGGCCAGTGGTCTGGGATTTTCGCACGGCGGATGTTGAAATGGGCGGGGAGGGCGCACCGCTGGCGCCGTTTTTCCACTTTGCCTGCGCAAAGTACATCGGTGCCACGCGGCCGCTCGCGTTTCTGAACCTCGGAGGGGTTGGCAATCTGACCTATGTTGATCCGTCCTTTGATCAACCGGAAGCGGCGGGCGCCTTGCTCGCCTTTGATACCGGGCCTGCCAATGCGCCAATGAATGATCTGGTTCAGGCGCGCCTTGGGTTGCCTTATGACAGGGACGGGCAGATCGCGCGCGAAGGTTCTGTGGAGAAAAGCGCGCTGGATCGGTTCCTTGCTGAGCCTTACTTTGCGCGTATTCCACCCAAATCCTTGGACCGGAACGATTTCTCACAAATGATGGATCACGTGGGCGATTTGCAGAACGCTGACGCTGCGGCCACCTTGACGGCCATGTCAGCGGCAGCTGTGCGCGAGGGGCTGCGTTATTGCCCGCAAACGCCGACGCAGCTTTTGGTGACGGGCGGTGGGCGCAATAACCCGGTGCTTATGGAGATGTTGCGCAGCACGCTCGCGTGCCCGGTAAAGCCCGTGGAAGACGTCGGCCTTGATGGCGACATGCTCGAAGCGCAGGCGTTTGCCTATCTCAGCGTGCGCGTCGCGCGAGGCTTACCGACGTCCTGCCCCGGCACAACAGGAGTGCGGACGCCGGTCGCAGGCGGGACCATCAGCTACCCGAACGCAGCTGCAGTGGCTGTGCACAATCGCTAA
- the rpmF gene encoding 50S ribosomal protein L32 gives MAVQQNKVSKSRRNNRRAHDSLVAANPNECTNCGELKRPHHICAACGHYDDKEVVALSEEIDLEDDAA, from the coding sequence ATGGCTGTTCAACAGAACAAAGTCTCCAAATCGCGCCGCAACAATCGTCGCGCGCACGATTCGCTGGTCGCAGCAAACCCAAATGAATGCACCAACTGTGGCGAGCTGAAACGCCCCCACCATATCTGTGCCGCCTGCGGTCACTATGACGACAAAGAAGTCGTGGCACTGTCAGAAGAGATTGATCTGGAAGACGACGCAGCCTAA
- a CDS encoding GNAT family N-acetyltransferase — protein sequence MTVAITIRAARTPEDIDDVRQLCWEYRDYLLAFDDYMQEIVNVFYPEDAYTALMKDLALKHARPQGEILIAALDGQSVGCAMIHPLNDQDVEIKRVFVQAQARGTGAGKKLSQALIDQARRDGAKRILLDTNASFTGARRLYEKLGFQQRGPYSDIPEAVLPMLVFYELNL from the coding sequence GTGACGGTTGCGATCACCATTCGCGCCGCCCGTACGCCTGAGGATATTGACGACGTCCGCCAGCTTTGCTGGGAATACCGGGATTATTTGCTGGCATTCGACGATTACATGCAGGAAATCGTCAATGTCTTCTACCCCGAAGATGCCTACACAGCGCTCATGAAGGATCTGGCGCTGAAGCACGCGCGCCCGCAGGGGGAAATTCTGATCGCAGCGCTGGATGGACAGTCTGTCGGCTGCGCCATGATACACCCTCTGAATGACCAAGATGTGGAAATCAAGCGCGTGTTTGTTCAGGCGCAGGCGCGTGGAACCGGTGCGGGTAAAAAGCTGTCACAGGCCTTGATCGATCAGGCGCGTCGCGACGGTGCAAAACGCATATTGCTCGATACCAATGCCAGTTTCACGGGCGCGCGTCGTCTTTATGAAAAGCTCGGATTTCAGCAACGCGGACCCTATAGCGACATCCCGGAGGCAGTGCTGCCCATGCTGGTGTTTTACGAACTCAATCTGTAA
- the tyrS gene encoding tyrosine--tRNA ligase: MTYTPKSDFMAVMMERGFMADCTDYQGLDEALLKGVQSAYIGFDATAKSLHVGSLIQIMMLRWFQKTGHKPLTLMGGGTTKVGDPSFRADERPLLGPEAIDDNIAGIKQVFSAYIDYSDAPTGALMLNNAEWLDNLNYLDFLRDIGRHFSINRMLSFESVKSRLDREQSLSFLEFNYMILQAYDFMELHRRYGCILQLGGSDQWGNIVNGIDLTRRVIDGEVYGLTSPLLTTSDGKKMGKSQSGAVWLNADMFSPYEFWQFWRNTTDADVGRFLKLYTELPLDECERLGALAGSEINAAKITLANEITTLLHGAEAAATAAQTAHDVFEKGGVGDDLPTLTLSAEDVAQGISIVQLIVKSGLANSGKEAKRLIAENGAKLDDAPLTNAGLMIDAAALQSPIKLSAGKKRHAMVQLS; this comes from the coding sequence ATGACCTACACCCCGAAATCCGATTTCATGGCTGTGATGATGGAGCGCGGCTTTATGGCCGATTGCACGGATTATCAGGGGCTGGATGAAGCACTGCTCAAGGGCGTTCAATCGGCCTATATCGGGTTTGATGCCACGGCGAAATCGCTGCATGTTGGGTCGCTGATCCAGATCATGATGCTGCGCTGGTTCCAGAAAACCGGGCACAAGCCGCTGACGCTCATGGGGGGTGGGACCACCAAAGTGGGCGATCCAAGCTTTCGGGCGGACGAACGCCCGTTGTTGGGGCCGGAGGCGATTGACGACAATATCGCCGGGATCAAGCAGGTGTTCTCCGCCTATATTGATTATTCGGATGCGCCCACCGGGGCTTTGATGCTGAACAACGCCGAATGGCTGGACAATCTCAACTACCTCGATTTTCTGCGCGACATTGGGCGGCATTTCTCGATCAACCGGATGCTCAGCTTTGAGAGTGTGAAATCGCGGCTCGACCGGGAACAATCCTTGTCGTTTCTCGAATTCAATTACATGATCCTGCAGGCCTATGATTTCATGGAACTGCATCGCCGTTACGGCTGTATCCTGCAGCTTGGCGGATCGGATCAATGGGGCAATATCGTCAACGGTATTGACCTGACCCGCCGTGTCATTGATGGCGAGGTCTATGGGCTGACTTCGCCTTTGCTGACGACATCTGATGGCAAGAAGATGGGTAAATCCCAATCCGGCGCGGTTTGGCTGAATGCCGATATGTTCTCTCCTTACGAGTTCTGGCAGTTCTGGCGCAATACGACGGATGCCGATGTCGGGCGGTTTCTGAAGCTCTATACCGAACTCCCCTTGGATGAATGTGAGCGTCTGGGAGCACTTGCAGGGTCTGAGATCAATGCCGCCAAGATCACGCTGGCGAACGAGATCACAACGCTTTTGCACGGCGCTGAGGCGGCTGCGACGGCCGCACAGACCGCGCATGACGTCTTTGAAAAAGGCGGGGTTGGGGATGATCTGCCCACCCTGACGCTAAGCGCAGAAGACGTCGCGCAGGGTATTTCCATCGTGCAGCTGATCGTCAAATCGGGCCTCGCCAATTCAGGCAAAGAGGCCAAACGCCTGATTGCAGAAAATGGTGCCAAACTGGATGATGCACCGTTGACCAACGCGGGGTTGATGATCGACGCCGCTGCGTTGCAGTCGCCGATCAAGCTGAGTGCTGGTAAAAAGCGTCACGCTATGGTGCAACTGTCCTGA
- a CDS encoding ABC-F family ATP-binding cassette domain-containing protein, whose translation MARIPLLQLNDISLTFGGDPVFDGLSLVTQPGDRVALVGRNGSGKSTLMKVMAGNVEVDRGDVITGPGISVGYMEQDPDLSGFTTLGDFAAHELDASEMYKVERAGAGLKFDPARPVETASGGERRRAALARIMADEPDLMLLDEPTNHLDIEAIAWLEEELKQSRKSYVIISHDRAFLRALTRATLWIDRGAVRRQEKGFDAFETWRDTVWEEEDTQRHKLNRKIKAEARWAVEGISARRKRNQGRVRALQDLRAQRASQINRQGTAAMAFEAGPKSGRKVIEATNITKAFGDRTILSPFSLTIQRGDRIAFVGPNGVGKTTLLNMLIGRETPDAGDVKLGTNLDIALFDQARAQLDGDMSLWDSLTGDPEMRVSGKADQVMVRGQPKHVVGYLKEFLFDEAQARAPVRSLSGGEKARLLLAKLMARPSNLLVLDEPTNDLDVESLDLLQELLETYDGTVLLVSHDRDFLDRVAATTIAMEGDGRATVYAGGWSDYVSQRQTDKITAPSKLKASEPASSKGKSKPKSGLSFTEQHRLDALPDEMARLEAEIAKLVEVLSDAELFTENPVKFQKATDALVARQAMLDDAEEEWLMLEEKAQG comes from the coding sequence ATGGCCCGTATACCTCTTTTACAACTCAATGATATTTCTCTGACCTTTGGGGGGGATCCGGTTTTCGACGGGCTTAGCCTTGTCACGCAACCCGGCGACCGTGTGGCGTTGGTGGGGCGCAATGGGTCGGGCAAATCGACCCTGATGAAGGTTATGGCCGGTAATGTTGAAGTCGACCGGGGTGATGTGATCACCGGTCCCGGCATATCCGTTGGTTATATGGAGCAGGACCCCGACCTCAGCGGGTTCACAACGCTGGGCGATTTCGCAGCGCATGAGCTTGATGCATCCGAGATGTATAAGGTTGAACGCGCGGGGGCGGGGCTCAAGTTTGATCCGGCACGCCCGGTTGAAACAGCCAGCGGCGGAGAGCGGCGGCGTGCAGCACTTGCGCGGATCATGGCGGATGAGCCGGACCTGATGCTGCTCGACGAGCCGACAAACCACCTTGATATCGAAGCAATCGCCTGGCTTGAAGAAGAGCTCAAGCAGAGCCGCAAGAGCTATGTGATCATCAGCCACGACCGGGCGTTCCTGCGCGCCTTGACGCGGGCCACTTTGTGGATTGATCGCGGTGCGGTACGGCGGCAGGAAAAAGGGTTTGATGCCTTTGAGACGTGGCGCGACACTGTCTGGGAAGAAGAAGACACCCAGCGTCACAAGCTTAACCGCAAGATCAAGGCAGAGGCCCGCTGGGCTGTCGAAGGTATCTCCGCGCGGCGCAAGCGCAATCAGGGCCGGGTACGCGCGTTGCAGGACCTGCGCGCCCAACGCGCGTCGCAGATCAACCGCCAAGGCACCGCCGCCATGGCATTTGAAGCCGGGCCCAAATCTGGCCGAAAGGTCATTGAAGCAACTAACATCACCAAAGCTTTCGGGGACAGAACCATTCTGTCGCCATTTTCGCTGACCATCCAGCGGGGGGATCGCATCGCTTTTGTCGGACCGAACGGCGTGGGCAAGACAACCTTGCTCAACATGTTGATCGGGCGCGAGACCCCGGATGCAGGCGATGTAAAACTGGGCACCAATCTGGACATTGCCCTGTTTGATCAGGCGCGCGCACAGCTTGATGGCGACATGAGCCTGTGGGACAGCCTGACGGGCGATCCGGAGATGCGTGTCTCAGGCAAGGCCGATCAGGTCATGGTGCGCGGGCAGCCCAAACATGTGGTCGGTTATCTCAAGGAATTCCTGTTTGATGAGGCGCAGGCGCGCGCACCCGTCCGGTCGCTGTCGGGTGGGGAAAAAGCACGTCTGCTGCTGGCCAAGCTGATGGCGCGCCCGAGCAACCTTCTGGTTCTCGATGAGCCGACCAATGATCTGGACGTCGAAAGCCTCGATTTGTTGCAAGAGCTGCTGGAAACCTATGACGGCACGGTTCTGCTGGTCAGCCACGACCGCGATTTTCTGGACCGGGTTGCCGCCACCACCATCGCGATGGAAGGGGATGGCCGTGCCACGGTCTATGCCGGCGGGTGGAGCGATTATGTTTCGCAACGCCAGACGGATAAAATCACCGCGCCTTCAAAGCTGAAAGCAAGCGAACCTGCGTCTTCAAAGGGGAAATCCAAGCCGAAATCGGGATTGAGCTTTACGGAACAACACCGGCTTGACGCCTTGCCGGATGAGATGGCGCGCCTCGAGGCAGAGATTGCAAAACTGGTTGAGGTGCTCAGCGATGCGGAGCTTTTCACGGAAAACCCAGTCAAATTCCAAAAAGCGACGGATGCCTTGGTTGCGCGTCAAGCTATGCTGGATGACGCCGAAGAAGAATGGCTGATGCTTGAGGAAAAGGCACAGGGTTAG